The following are from one region of the Salvia hispanica cultivar TCC Black 2014 chromosome 1, UniMelb_Shisp_WGS_1.0, whole genome shotgun sequence genome:
- the LOC125211844 gene encoding SUPPRESSOR OF GAMMA RESPONSE 1-like isoform X1, which produces MDRSWLVDSRSLARKVINAGLTASCRIKDCGANTRCPKCHHLIDNSDIPHEWPGFPAGVKFDPSDVELLDHLAAKRGVGKSEPHLFIDEFIPTLEGEGGICYTHPQNLPGAKMDGGSAHYFYRIANAYASGGRKRRRIGDQESARMRWHKTGKTKPVVENGIHIGFKKIMVLYDTSKRGCKAEKCNWVMHQYHLGSNKDEKEGEYVVSKIFHQPEKESEKVGSLTLVKEESDVKAIPVIPMTPKLTTTDPPGQDQTTYSDWHSDDYFLQSLLQETEHLNGSYHASYSSRLEDVEFTTSLAGNTEADDFNQPNSLYCNEIVESIDASGDMIAMHNRDTTSCSGIGKLENLELDVAPDFNSQDLQFSSQDSIFDSLDQLY; this is translated from the exons ATGGATAg GTCATGGCTTGTTGATAGTCGAAGTCTCGCGAGGAAGGTGATCAATGCAGGTCTCACTGCTTCTTGTCGTATCAAGGATTGTGGGGCGAATACCCGATGCCCCAAGTGCCACCATCTGATAGACAACAGTGAT ATTCCACATGAATGGCCGGGATTTCCTGCTGGTGTGAAATTTGATCCATCCGATGTGGAGCTGCTGGATCATTTAGCTGCAAAACGAGGCGTGGGGAAATCGGAGCCCCACTTGTTCATCGATGAGTTCATCCCAACTTTGGAAGGCGAAGGGGGGATATGTTACACTCATCCGCAAAATCTTCCCG GAGCCAAGATGGATGGAGGCAGTGCTCATTACTTCTATAGAATTGCCAACGCTTACGCAAGTGGTGGGAGGAAGCGCCGTAGAATTGGGGATCAAGAAAGCGCACGCATGCGTTGGCACAAGACGGGCAAAACCAAGCCGGTGGTGGAAAATGGGATACATataggttttaagaaaatcaTGGTTCTTTACGATACATCGAAGAGGGGATGCAAGGCCGAGAAGTGCAATTGGGTGATGCATCAGTACCATCTCGGGAGCAACAAGGACGAGAAAGAGGGTGAATATGTGGTCTCGAAGATCTTTCATCAGCCCGAGAAGGAGAGTGAGAAGGTTGGAAGTCTTACTTTGGTGAAGGAAGAGTCGGATGTAAAGGCAATTCCTGTAATCCCTATGACACCTAAGTTGACCACTACCGACCCTCCTGGTCAGGACCAAACTACGTATTCGGATTGGCACTCGGACGATTATTTCCTTCAGTCACTACTTCAG GAAACTGAGCATCTCAACGGATCATATCACGCTTCCTATAGTTCCCGGTTAGAAGATGTTGAGTTCACCACTAGCTTGGCTGGAAACACCGAAGCTGATGATTTCAATCAACCGAACTCCTTATACTGCAACGAGATAGTCGAGTCTATAGATGCATCTGGTGACATGATCGCCATGCACAACAGAGACACCACTAGTTGTTCTGGAATAGGCAAGCTTGAGAACTTAGAGCTCGACGTTGCGCCAGATTTCAAC TCACAGGACTTGCAGTTTTCGTCCCAAGACAGCATATTCGATTCGTTGGACCAACTGTATTAG
- the LOC125211844 gene encoding SUPPRESSOR OF GAMMA RESPONSE 1-like isoform X2 produces the protein MDRSWLVDSRSLARKVINAGLTASCRIKDCGANTRCPKCHHLIDNSDIPHEWPGFPAGVKFDPSDVELLDHLAAKRGVGKSEPHLFIDEFIPTLEGEGGICYTHPQNLPGAKMDGGSAHYFYRIANAYASGGRKRRRIGDQESARMRWHKTGKTKPVVENGIHIGFKKIMVLYDTSKRGCKAEKCNWVMHQYHLGSNKDEKEGEYVVSKIFHQPEKESEKVGSLTLVKEESDVKAIPVIPMTPKLTTTDPPGQDQTTYSDWHSDDYFLQSLLQETEHLNGSYHASYSSRLEDVEFTTSLAGNTEADDFNQPNSLYCNEIVESIDASGDMIAMHNRDTTSCSGIGKLENLELDVAPDFNDSKRPIFAPLVVPSYEQ, from the exons ATGGATAg GTCATGGCTTGTTGATAGTCGAAGTCTCGCGAGGAAGGTGATCAATGCAGGTCTCACTGCTTCTTGTCGTATCAAGGATTGTGGGGCGAATACCCGATGCCCCAAGTGCCACCATCTGATAGACAACAGTGAT ATTCCACATGAATGGCCGGGATTTCCTGCTGGTGTGAAATTTGATCCATCCGATGTGGAGCTGCTGGATCATTTAGCTGCAAAACGAGGCGTGGGGAAATCGGAGCCCCACTTGTTCATCGATGAGTTCATCCCAACTTTGGAAGGCGAAGGGGGGATATGTTACACTCATCCGCAAAATCTTCCCG GAGCCAAGATGGATGGAGGCAGTGCTCATTACTTCTATAGAATTGCCAACGCTTACGCAAGTGGTGGGAGGAAGCGCCGTAGAATTGGGGATCAAGAAAGCGCACGCATGCGTTGGCACAAGACGGGCAAAACCAAGCCGGTGGTGGAAAATGGGATACATataggttttaagaaaatcaTGGTTCTTTACGATACATCGAAGAGGGGATGCAAGGCCGAGAAGTGCAATTGGGTGATGCATCAGTACCATCTCGGGAGCAACAAGGACGAGAAAGAGGGTGAATATGTGGTCTCGAAGATCTTTCATCAGCCCGAGAAGGAGAGTGAGAAGGTTGGAAGTCTTACTTTGGTGAAGGAAGAGTCGGATGTAAAGGCAATTCCTGTAATCCCTATGACACCTAAGTTGACCACTACCGACCCTCCTGGTCAGGACCAAACTACGTATTCGGATTGGCACTCGGACGATTATTTCCTTCAGTCACTACTTCAG GAAACTGAGCATCTCAACGGATCATATCACGCTTCCTATAGTTCCCGGTTAGAAGATGTTGAGTTCACCACTAGCTTGGCTGGAAACACCGAAGCTGATGATTTCAATCAACCGAACTCCTTATACTGCAACGAGATAGTCGAGTCTATAGATGCATCTGGTGACATGATCGCCATGCACAACAGAGACACCACTAGTTGTTCTGGAATAGGCAAGCTTGAGAACTTAGAGCTCGACGTTGCGCCAGATTTCAAC GACTCGAAACGTCCCATTTTTGCACCTCTCGTGGTCCCTTCATACGAGCAATAA
- the LOC125202587 gene encoding probable sodium/metabolite cotransporter BASS4, chloroplastic gives MARALQALIPNHPVTGIPYFRHMIQISSPNFPPFPRRKANVAPLLWELRSLHRIRSVRASAKSLEGNEEGEGEKRLPEVASPNWTKSLTKIASDNFLPLALICGVLLGLANPGPGCLADKLYVSKISTFGIFVISGLTLRSDEIGAATDAWPVGLFGLASILFLTPFFSKIILMLNLQPQEFVTGLAIFSCMPTTLSSGVALTRLAGGNSALALAMTLVSNLLGILIIPYTISKFIAAGVGVAIPTEQLLRSLVLMLLVPLILGKVARELSKGIADFADGNRKLLAVISAIFLSSAPWVQVSRSRSLLLMVKPEVFLVAVVLGVILHLTLFSFNALLIPSLSLITGGSKSPFAKKENTSALLLVASQKTLPVMVAVVEQLGGALGASGLLVLPCVAAHLNQIIIDSFIVSLWKQKEGSFDNAKIA, from the exons ATGGCGCGAGCACTCCAAGCCCTTATTCCCAATCATCCGGTCACCGGAATCCCATATTTCCGGCATATGATTCAGATTTCCTCACCAAACTTCCCCCCTTTCCCCCGTCGCAAGGCCAATGTAGCGCCTCTTCTCTGGGAGCTCCGTTCACTTCACAGAATCCGCAGTGTTAGAGCAAGTGCGAAGTCCCTTGAG GGAAatgaagaaggagaaggagaaaagcGACTTCCAGAAGTTGCAAGTCCAAATTGGACCAAATCATTAACTAAGATTGCTTCTGATAATTTTCTACCTTTAG CTCTTATATGTGGAGTATTATTGGGACTTGCAAATCCTGGTCCCGGTTGTCTTGCTGATAAGCTTTATGTATCAAAAATTAGTACTTTCGGGATATTTGTAATTTCAG GACTGACGTTGCGCAGTGATGAAATTGGCGCCGCTACTGATGCATGGCCAGTTGGACTGTTTGGGCTG gcttcaattttatttttgactcccttcttctcGAAGATCATATTGATGCTCAATCTCCAGCCACAGGAATTTGTTACAG GACTTGCTATATTTAGCTGTATGCCTACAACTTTATCTAGTGGAGTGGCTTTGACACGG CTAGCTGGAGGGAACTCTGCTCTTGCACTTGCAATGACCTTGGTATCAAATTTATTGGGAATTCTAATT ATACCTTATACTATCTCAAAATTCATAGCTGCTGGAGTTGGGGTAGCTATTCCAACTGAACAGTTGTTAAGAAGCCTTGTTCTCATGCTTTTAGTTCCTCTAATCTTGGGAAAG GTTGCTCGAGAACTCTCAAAAG GTATAGCAGACTTTGCAGATGGAAACCGTAAGCTTTTGGCAGTGATCAGCGCAATTTTCCTTAGTTCT GCCCCTTGGGTTCAAGTCAGCAGATCGAGGTCCCTTCTTTTGATGGTGAAGCCTGAAGTTTTCCTCGTAGCTGTTGTCCTGGGAGT GATTCTTCACCTCaccttattttcttttaatgctTTGTTAATCCCGAGTCTTTCGCTTATAACTGGAGGTAGTAAGTCGCCTTTCGCCAAGAAAGAAAATACCAGTGCTCTTCTATTAGTAGCCAGCCAG AAAACCTTGCCGGTGATGGTAGCAGTTGTTGAGCAGCTTGGTGGTGCCTTAGGTGCATCTGGCTTACTAGTCCTTCCATGTGTGGCAGCCCACCTTAACCAG ATTATCATCGACTCCTTTATAGTGAGCCTCTGGAAACAAAAGGAGGGCTCATTTGATAATGCCAAGATAGCATAG